From Chryseobacterium shandongense, the proteins below share one genomic window:
- the trmD gene encoding tRNA (guanosine(37)-N1)-methyltransferase TrmD, translating to MRIDIISVLPELMESPFKTSILKRAVDKGLVEVHFHHLRDWAINKHRQIDDEPYGGGAGMVMMVEPLDKCISELKSQREYDEVIYLTPDGVTLNQKIANTLSIKQNLIFLCGHYKGIDQRVRDLHITKEISIGDYVLTGGELAACVLADSVIRLLPGVLNDEQSALTDSFQDDLLSPPIYTRPEVYKGLEVPKILLSGNFAKIEEWRHEEAVRITQEKRPDLL from the coding sequence ATGAGAATTGATATCATAAGCGTGCTTCCGGAGCTGATGGAAAGCCCTTTTAAAACATCTATTTTAAAAAGAGCCGTAGATAAAGGACTGGTGGAAGTGCATTTTCATCATCTGAGAGACTGGGCTATCAATAAACATCGGCAAATTGATGATGAGCCTTACGGAGGCGGTGCAGGAATGGTAATGATGGTGGAGCCGCTGGATAAATGTATTTCTGAATTAAAATCCCAAAGAGAATATGATGAAGTTATTTATCTTACGCCGGATGGTGTTACTTTAAACCAGAAAATTGCCAATACACTCTCTATTAAACAAAACCTTATTTTTCTGTGCGGGCATTATAAAGGAATTGACCAACGTGTGAGAGATCTTCATATTACAAAAGAAATTTCTATAGGAGATTATGTACTTACCGGTGGCGAACTGGCGGCATGCGTTCTCGCAGATTCGGTTATAAGGCTGCTTCCCGGTGTTTTGAATGATGAGCAAAGTGCTCTTACAGACAGCTTTCAGGATGATCTTCTTTCCCCTCCCATCTACACAAGGCCGGAAGTTTATAAAGGTCTTGAAGTACCAAAAATTCTTTTAAGCGGAAATTTTGCAAAAATCGAGGAGTGGCGTCATGAAGAGGCAGTAAGAATTACTCAGGAAAAGCGTCCGGATTTACTGTAA